Proteins from a genomic interval of Chitinophagales bacterium:
- a CDS encoding TonB-dependent receptor — protein MRQNPAIDKNAQPFFRIFKIIACLFGCFFYLYPLVLAQETRHASVSNNQTVKLKDALFEVESHFDVSILYRSEIVEGLLLHSNFVFEETIHQTLEKLLQPFGLQYQEINENTFVVLSPKPSITKDKGTVKGRITDINGAPMEGVNVVLKGTKIGAPTDSDGKFEIRNVALGSHVLCSSYVGFLSRKETVVVQPNVTTEVNVFLNEDFLELKNVVVTGSRNNISKIESSIALTTINASFLEKIAPRSTADVLQYIPGFYSESSGGETTNNLFSRGMSAEGSFQYVVLQEDGLPVYEAGNIDWASSDNFTRVDLSLKKVEALRGGSGNIFASNAPGGIINFISYTGEEHLTANKPKGKIRLQTSDFGQFRTDANLGGKLTDNIFFNIGGFYRRDDGIRQPGYTANNGGQIKANMTKKINNGYIRLYAKYLNEKNIFYLPIPLINASKPKPVNHFNANYGTMNALKQTVVSFPTPEGAKTYDLTDGARNHLGYIGTEMSFKILKDWTVTNKNRISYIYKGTDAIISVFEPISAQKYAKEKMANISDATSYNYSYSNGSDVFDEKFANGNGLVGEQGWWHNDLQLKSVINSLEISKKSDDHIFTTGVYLSEFSDKTQRHWANLLLEVRDDNAQRLNLDFYNRDGELISTVTHNGFTTYQAFNIWENNTGKARVLAVFADEQWTINPHLSLNAGLRYETLSASGSLENTDIFDLNPSNSTYRNPVLSEILFGNNTFDYYGWSFNDFAASLGLNYNITKDMSAYARTTKGYRMPDFDNWQARQSDGGQTEDVLLLESGYKYSAPKIAFFGALFFTSISNQLTTDNSIDTLGNVLPFRTRGSQTIGTELEVTSRPIKNLRVDVKATLQQATYKVADSQELPNLPPIDGNQVKRIPNVFFTLMPSYEYRTLKFFGTIQYFGNRFSDETNTANLPAFTNLNIGVSVSTPLKSQRVISFLVHAQNLTNTIGLTEGNPRIIGTRATSTRLARPILGRSVIVSSTLSF, from the coding sequence ATGCGGCAAAATCCTGCAATTGATAAAAATGCTCAGCCGTTTTTCAGAATTTTTAAAATTATTGCCTGTCTTTTCGGTTGCTTTTTTTATTTATACCCACTTGTTTTAGCACAAGAAACGAGGCATGCATCGGTCAGTAATAATCAAACGGTTAAGCTTAAAGATGCACTCTTTGAAGTGGAATCTCACTTTGATGTTTCTATTTTATATCGAAGCGAGATTGTAGAGGGCTTGTTGCTTCACTCCAATTTCGTATTTGAAGAAACTATACACCAAACCTTAGAAAAACTACTCCAACCTTTTGGCCTACAATACCAAGAAATCAACGAAAATACCTTTGTGGTTTTGTCCCCTAAACCTTCAATAACAAAGGATAAGGGAACGGTAAAAGGTAGAATCACCGATATCAATGGCGCACCAATGGAAGGAGTCAATGTGGTATTGAAAGGTACAAAAATAGGTGCCCCTACGGATAGCGATGGCAAATTTGAGATAAGAAATGTAGCGTTAGGTAGTCATGTGTTATGTTCGTCCTATGTAGGTTTTTTGAGCCGCAAAGAAACTGTTGTAGTTCAGCCAAATGTAACTACTGAAGTCAATGTTTTTCTGAATGAAGATTTCTTGGAGCTAAAGAATGTAGTGGTGACAGGGAGTCGTAACAATATCAGTAAAATAGAATCGAGTATTGCACTGACCACCATTAATGCTTCTTTTTTAGAAAAAATCGCTCCGAGAAGCACTGCCGATGTGCTGCAATATATTCCTGGGTTTTATTCAGAAAGTTCGGGAGGAGAGACAACTAATAATCTGTTTTCGAGGGGAATGTCTGCCGAAGGAAGCTTTCAGTATGTTGTTCTTCAAGAGGACGGATTGCCCGTTTATGAAGCGGGAAATATAGATTGGGCATCGTCTGATAATTTTACCCGTGTGGACTTGAGTCTGAAAAAAGTGGAGGCATTGAGAGGAGGTTCGGGCAATATTTTTGCGAGCAATGCACCAGGAGGCATCATCAATTTCATCAGTTATACAGGCGAAGAGCATTTGACTGCAAATAAACCAAAAGGAAAAATTCGATTGCAAACCAGTGATTTTGGTCAATTTAGGACGGATGCGAATTTGGGGGGTAAACTGACTGACAATATTTTTTTCAATATAGGTGGGTTTTATCGGCGAGATGACGGCATCAGACAACCTGGCTATACTGCCAACAATGGTGGGCAAATCAAGGCCAATATGACAAAAAAAATCAACAATGGATATATTCGGCTCTATGCAAAATACCTAAACGAAAAGAATATTTTCTACTTACCGATTCCGCTTATAAATGCTTCGAAACCCAAACCTGTGAATCACTTCAATGCGAATTATGGTACAATGAACGCACTCAAACAAACAGTCGTGAGTTTCCCAACACCAGAAGGGGCTAAAACTTACGACTTGACAGATGGGGCTCGCAATCACTTAGGGTATATTGGAACAGAAATGTCCTTCAAAATATTGAAAGACTGGACAGTTACCAATAAAAATCGAATCAGTTATATCTATAAAGGGACAGATGCCATCATTTCTGTATTTGAGCCTATTAGTGCTCAAAAATATGCCAAAGAAAAAATGGCAAATATTTCGGATGCAACATCTTACAATTACAGTTATTCAAATGGTAGTGACGTTTTTGATGAAAAATTTGCGAATGGAAATGGATTGGTTGGTGAACAAGGCTGGTGGCACAATGACCTGCAATTGAAGAGTGTAATTAATAGCCTTGAGATTAGTAAAAAGTCTGATGATCATATTTTTACAACAGGGGTTTATTTAAGCGAATTTTCAGATAAGACACAAAGGCATTGGGCGAATTTATTATTGGAGGTGAGAGATGACAATGCACAACGACTCAACCTTGATTTTTATAATCGAGATGGAGAACTCATCAGTACAGTTACACACAATGGCTTTACTACCTATCAAGCCTTTAATATTTGGGAAAACAATACGGGCAAAGCTAGGGTACTGGCAGTTTTTGCAGACGAACAATGGACGATAAATCCGCATCTAAGCCTCAATGCTGGACTTCGATATGAAACGCTCTCGGCAAGTGGCAGCCTTGAAAACACAGATATTTTTGACCTCAATCCTTCTAATAGTACTTACCGTAACCCAGTGTTATCCGAAATTCTTTTTGGCAATAACACCTTCGATTATTATGGTTGGAGCTTCAATGATTTTGCAGCTTCGCTTGGACTTAACTACAATATTACCAAAGATATGTCTGCTTATGCGAGGACTACGAAAGGTTATCGAATGCCCGATTTTGACAATTGGCAGGCGAGGCAATCGGATGGTGGGCAGACAGAAGATGTTTTGTTATTGGAGTCAGGGTACAAATATTCAGCTCCAAAAATCGCTTTTTTTGGAGCACTGTTTTTCACCTCTATTAGCAATCAGCTTACTACAGACAATTCGATAGATACCTTGGGAAATGTATTGCCCTTTCGGACAAGAGGTTCACAAACAATTGGAACAGAGCTGGAAGTGACAAGCAGACCTATCAAAAATCTGAGAGTGGATGTGAAAGCCACTTTGCAGCAAGCGACCTATAAGGTAGCAGACAGCCAAGAATTACCGAATCTTCCTCCTATTGACGGAAATCAAGTAAAACGCATCCCCAATGTTTTTTTTACTTTAATGCCTTCTTATGAATACCGAACATTGAAGTTTTTTGGTACAATTCAGTACTTTGGAAACCGATTTAGTGATGAAACGAATACAGCCAATTTACCTGCCTTTACCAACTTAAACATAGGAGTAAGTGTATCTACGCCATTGAAGTCACAGCGGGTTATTTCGTTTTTGGTACATGCCCAAAATTTGACCAATACCATCGGACTTACGGAAGGAAATCCAAGAATCATTGGGACAAGAGCAACTTCTACCCGTTTGGCCCGCCCAATTTTAGGGCGATCCGTTATTGTCTCATCGACTCTTAGTTTTTGA
- a CDS encoding FecR family protein, protein MKKYVNYSVEDFATDNHFRKWILRGGSSEDFWQHFLSDHPEKKNEVHEAAQLVRLLQFCNTSTSADKELQQTLKKINTQPPIFNRFSFLQYAAAVFLFICISSVVYFTLNRNQITHATNFGEKKNVVLPDGSEIMLNANSSIRYTKDWKDALIKEVTLQGEAFFEVVHQRNNAKFVVHTSTFDVEVLGTSFNLINRPSKHQVMLKEGKVEVHFIDKTDDFVSFLDTTEQQQIHQNKTLQLSPNQLFEVSLKERTIVRKEVNPTDYTAWLSNKFVCNQLPLADLALFIEDNYGWEVKTMDTELLSQKINGTIPTNNIDVLLDALPFILETKMVVDKQKKEIIFTDNPS, encoded by the coding sequence ATGAAAAAATACGTTAATTATTCCGTTGAAGATTTCGCAACTGACAATCACTTCAGAAAATGGATATTGAGGGGAGGATCATCAGAAGATTTTTGGCAGCATTTTCTCTCTGATCATCCTGAAAAAAAAAATGAAGTACATGAAGCAGCTCAATTGGTTCGACTTCTACAATTTTGCAACACCTCCACCTCAGCCGATAAAGAACTTCAGCAAACACTGAAAAAAATTAATACCCAACCTCCTATTTTCAATAGGTTTTCCTTCCTTCAATATGCAGCTGCTGTATTCCTCTTCATTTGTATCAGTAGCGTAGTATATTTTACACTTAATAGGAATCAAATTACCCATGCCACCAATTTTGGTGAGAAAAAAAACGTTGTTTTACCCGATGGCTCCGAAATAATGCTCAATGCCAATTCAAGCATTCGTTATACCAAAGACTGGAAAGATGCGCTTATAAAGGAAGTTACTTTGCAGGGAGAAGCCTTTTTTGAAGTAGTGCATCAAAGAAACAATGCAAAATTTGTCGTACATACAAGCACTTTTGATGTGGAAGTGCTGGGTACGAGTTTTAACCTTATCAATCGCCCAAGTAAGCATCAGGTGATGCTAAAAGAAGGCAAAGTAGAGGTGCATTTCATAGATAAAACAGACGATTTTGTTTCTTTTTTGGACACTACCGAACAGCAGCAAATACACCAAAACAAAACCTTGCAGTTGTCGCCCAATCAGCTATTTGAAGTTTCGTTGAAAGAAAGAACAATTGTTCGCAAAGAAGTCAACCCTACTGATTATACTGCTTGGCTTTCCAACAAATTTGTGTGCAATCAACTTCCTTTGGCAGATTTAGCTCTATTCATTGAAGACAATTATGGTTGGGAGGTGAAAACGATGGATACAGAGTTACTTAGCCAAAAAATCAATGGCACTATTCCTACCAATAATATAGATGTTTTATTAGATGCGTTACCCTTCATTTTGGAAACAAAAATGGTGGTGGACAAACAAAAAAAAGAAATTATTTTTACAGACAATCCATCCTAA
- a CDS encoding transmembrane 220 family protein: MKARLINIVLAIIFFAFAAVQHNDPDAVLWFFVYGIVGVISLLGVFKEYNRAMLLAMMILYFGGFSYLLPNVFEWISQHGLSELVESMKTEKPYIEKSRECLGLLLCFLAIWYHYYESKTKSR; encoded by the coding sequence ATGAAAGCACGTCTTATCAACATTGTTTTAGCGATTATCTTCTTTGCTTTTGCAGCCGTTCAGCACAACGACCCTGATGCGGTGCTATGGTTTTTTGTGTATGGCATTGTAGGGGTTATCTCTCTTTTGGGTGTTTTCAAAGAGTACAATAGAGCCATGTTACTCGCCATGATGATATTATATTTTGGAGGTTTTTCGTATTTACTTCCCAATGTATTTGAATGGATCAGTCAACATGGTTTGAGCGAACTTGTTGAGTCTATGAAAACGGAAAAACCCTATATCGAAAAAAGTAGGGAATGTTTGGGCCTGTTGTTGTGCTTTTTAGCCATTTGGTATCACTACTACGAATCAAAAACTAAGAGTCGATGA
- a CDS encoding tRNA-(ms[2]io[6]A)-hydroxylase: MSILRLQLPTDPRWVNLAEKSLEFILTDHAYCEQKAASTCISLIQLYPDKAELVEQLAPIVTEEWGHFRMVLQQMKKRNIPLGRQRKDEYVGELRKFLTIGNSKDYRLLDLLLMAGLIEARSCERFKLLWKNIGDEELSEFYYKLMVSEAGHYTLFLGLARTYFSEEQVKARWAEWLEYEKKIMEGIALRGDRIH; this comes from the coding sequence ATGTCCATTCTCCGACTCCAATTACCAACCGATCCTCGCTGGGTAAACCTTGCAGAAAAGAGCCTCGAATTTATCCTCACCGACCATGCTTATTGCGAGCAAAAAGCAGCCTCTACTTGCATTTCCCTAATTCAGCTCTATCCAGATAAAGCAGAATTGGTCGAACAACTTGCCCCAATTGTCACCGAAGAATGGGGGCATTTTCGAATGGTTTTGCAGCAAATGAAAAAACGCAACATTCCACTCGGCAGACAACGCAAAGATGAATATGTGGGCGAACTCCGAAAATTTTTGACCATAGGCAATAGCAAAGACTACCGACTCTTAGACCTCCTATTGATGGCGGGACTTATTGAAGCCCGAAGTTGTGAACGCTTCAAATTGCTTTGGAAAAACATTGGCGACGAAGAGTTGAGTGAATTTTACTACAAACTCATGGTTTCAGAAGCAGGGCATTACACGCTATTTCTCGGATTGGCACGCACCTATTTTAGCGAGGAACAAGTAAAAGCCCGATGGGCAGAATGGCTCGAATATGAAAAGAAAATCATGGAGGGGATTGCATTGAGGGGAGATAGAATCCATTGA
- a CDS encoding sigma-70 family RNA polymerase sigma factor, with amino-acid sequence MKLLPHKHLNDEVLWLQLKQGSQTAFAQLFRKYHTSLYEYGLHLVNDREELLKDTIQELFTELWAKRKKLADVHYVKTYLFKSFRRNLLKELKKQRKFVFLFDYTNIQPNAFSLSIEDLMIAEEMSKETQLKVANALENLTASQREVIYLKFKDNLDYEEIEAVTNLKYQSIRNSVYRALKTLREVIRVN; translated from the coding sequence TTGAAACTACTACCCCATAAGCATCTTAACGATGAGGTTTTATGGCTACAGCTGAAGCAAGGCAGTCAAACTGCTTTTGCTCAGTTATTTAGAAAGTATCATACCAGTTTGTATGAATATGGACTTCATTTGGTGAATGATAGAGAAGAGTTGTTGAAGGACACCATTCAGGAATTGTTTACAGAATTATGGGCTAAAAGAAAAAAGCTGGCAGATGTCCACTATGTAAAAACCTACCTTTTTAAATCTTTTCGCCGAAACTTGCTGAAAGAACTAAAAAAACAACGAAAGTTTGTGTTTTTGTTTGACTATACGAATATTCAACCCAATGCGTTTAGTCTTTCTATAGAAGATTTGATGATTGCAGAAGAAATGAGCAAAGAAACCCAATTAAAGGTAGCCAATGCCTTGGAAAATTTAACTGCTTCGCAAAGAGAGGTTATTTATTTGAAATTTAAGGACAATCTTGACTATGAAGAAATAGAAGCTGTTACGAATTTGAAATACCAATCTATTCGCAATTCGGTTTATCGGGCATTGAAAACATTGAGGGAAGTAATCAGGGTAAATTAA
- a CDS encoding FdhF/YdeP family oxidoreductase, which produces MKNTNSIGNPNNTMNPNKKDLQKINVQPPIEAENIKVGKSKKVAAGIPAVLTTLKRSFEEMDVSTTLKTLFSVNQMEGFDCPGCAWPDPDDHRSSLGEYCENGAKAVAEEATKARVTPEFFQKYSVEELKTYSEYWLGKQGRITHPMILKEGQTHYQPISWEEAFQFIAAELNDLDSPDDAIFYTSGRTSNEAAFLYQLFARQFGTNNLPDCSNMCHESSGYALSETLGIGKGSVKLEDFYETDLIIIAGQNPGTNHPRMMSALRKAKKKGAKIISINPLKETGLIKFKDPQKVVDYFNGGIPLSNLFLQVKINEDVALTKAILKILAEKERQSPGRVFNHTFINRHTTGYEAFVNDLDNYKLKDLSKQCGIPLNEIQEAAEMIHTSERIIVCWAMGLTQHKNGVANITEWVNLLLAKGSIGIKGGGTCPVRGHSNVQGDRTMGVWEKLRPELGEKLKAVFDFDPPQKEGFNTVNAVKAMAEKKGMVFFGMGGNFATATPDTELNFKGLQNCRLTVHVSTKPNRSHLIHGKNALILPCLGRTEEDLQKSGKQFVSTENSMGVVQRSQGNLRPASEHLISEPAIVCRLAMATLKGKVGNADWQGMMENYDLIRDAVEKTIKGFDNYNERVRKNGGFYLPNGARDGKFHTDVGKAKFTVNVLPKHELKADEYLMATVRSHDQFNTTIYGLDDRYRGISNGRRVVMVNGEDLKAAGLKQGDFVNLHSSYDGEERIAETFMVVEYDIPRQCVATYFPEANVLVPVNLKEKYSDTPASKSVVVRMELVS; this is translated from the coding sequence TTGAAAAATACGAATTCTATCGGCAATCCTAACAACACCATGAATCCAAACAAGAAAGACCTTCAAAAAATCAATGTACAGCCTCCCATTGAAGCAGAAAACATCAAAGTCGGCAAAAGCAAAAAAGTAGCTGCGGGGATTCCTGCCGTATTGACGACTCTCAAGCGAAGTTTTGAAGAAATGGATGTCAGCACGACTCTCAAAACTTTGTTCAGCGTCAATCAGATGGAAGGCTTTGACTGTCCGGGCTGTGCATGGCCTGACCCTGATGACCATCGTTCGAGTTTGGGGGAATACTGCGAAAATGGCGCAAAAGCCGTTGCAGAAGAAGCTACAAAAGCGAGAGTAACCCCTGAATTTTTCCAAAAATACAGCGTAGAGGAATTAAAAACTTACTCCGAATATTGGCTCGGTAAACAAGGACGTATTACACATCCGATGATTTTGAAGGAAGGACAAACGCATTACCAACCCATTTCGTGGGAAGAAGCCTTTCAGTTTATTGCGGCAGAACTCAATGATTTGGACAGTCCAGACGATGCCATTTTTTACACTTCTGGTCGAACGAGCAACGAAGCCGCCTTTTTGTATCAATTGTTTGCCCGTCAATTTGGCACGAACAATCTGCCCGACTGCTCCAATATGTGCCACGAATCAAGTGGCTATGCGCTTTCCGAAACTTTGGGGATTGGCAAAGGTTCGGTCAAATTGGAGGATTTTTACGAAACCGACCTCATCATCATTGCAGGTCAAAACCCTGGCACGAATCACCCCCGCATGATGTCTGCCCTCCGAAAAGCCAAGAAAAAAGGGGCGAAAATTATCAGTATCAACCCATTGAAGGAAACAGGCTTGATAAAATTCAAAGACCCACAAAAAGTAGTGGACTACTTCAATGGCGGCATACCCTTGTCCAATCTGTTTTTGCAGGTCAAAATCAACGAAGATGTCGCTTTGACCAAAGCCATCTTGAAGATTCTTGCCGAAAAAGAAAGACAATCTCCAGGGAGGGTATTCAACCATACCTTTATCAATCGACATACAACTGGATACGAAGCTTTTGTAAACGATTTGGACAATTACAAACTCAAAGATTTGTCGAAACAGTGCGGTATTCCATTGAACGAGATACAAGAAGCCGCAGAAATGATTCATACATCCGAGCGCATCATCGTTTGTTGGGCGATGGGTTTGACGCAGCACAAAAATGGTGTAGCAAACATTACGGAATGGGTCAATCTTTTGCTCGCCAAAGGAAGCATCGGCATAAAGGGTGGTGGAACTTGCCCTGTTCGTGGACACAGCAATGTACAAGGTGACCGAACTATGGGCGTTTGGGAAAAATTGCGTCCTGAATTGGGCGAAAAATTGAAAGCGGTTTTTGACTTTGATCCACCTCAAAAGGAAGGCTTCAATACGGTTAATGCAGTCAAAGCAATGGCTGAGAAAAAGGGAATGGTGTTTTTTGGGATGGGGGGTAATTTTGCAACTGCAACACCCGACACCGAACTTAACTTCAAAGGTTTGCAGAATTGCAGATTGACCGTTCACGTTTCGACCAAACCCAATCGAAGCCATTTGATTCACGGCAAAAATGCCTTGATTCTCCCGTGTTTGGGCAGAACGGAGGAAGATTTGCAGAAAAGTGGTAAGCAGTTTGTCAGTACCGAAAATTCGATGGGCGTTGTCCAACGTTCACAAGGAAATCTACGTCCTGCTTCCGAACATTTAATCAGCGAACCTGCAATTGTGTGCCGTTTGGCAATGGCGACATTGAAGGGAAAGGTCGGCAATGCGGATTGGCAGGGCATGATGGAAAATTACGATTTGATTCGAGATGCTGTTGAAAAAACGATTAAAGGTTTTGACAATTACAATGAGCGGGTACGTAAAAATGGTGGATTTTATTTGCCGAATGGTGCAAGGGATGGGAAATTCCATACGGATGTCGGCAAAGCGAAATTTACGGTCAATGTACTACCCAAACACGAATTGAAGGCAGACGAATACTTGATGGCTACGGTTCGAAGTCACGACCAATTCAACACCACGATTTACGGTTTGGACGACCGATATAGGGGCATTTCTAATGGTCGGCGTGTGGTGATGGTGAATGGAGAGGACTTGAAGGCTGCGGGATTGAAGCAAGGTGATTTTGTGAATTTACATAGCTCTTATGATGGTGAGGAACGCATTGCAGAAACTTTTATGGTTGTGGAATACGATATTCCCCGTCAATGTGTGGCAACTTATTTCCCTGAAGCGAATGTATTGGTCCCTGTGAATTTGAAGGAAAAATACAGTGATACGCCTGCTTCAAAGTCGGTGGTGGTGAGGATGGAATTGGTCAGTTAA